The Acidianus manzaensis genome has a window encoding:
- a CDS encoding VirB4 family type IV secretion system protein, translated as MKQEQQTKKKKIEEKIYELEPGPFELLDDNERDRLENDFQQLLNLVDRGTIIVISKQSEYEYENEKYPIIFNKFLLATTTDLQYNQAKLERPKIAKAHPDYVELENGLLAQSAVFYRFPDIVPEGFLAEYFGLGDIVFKWEALDPVSAASAIDRTRKRLESANSNDSFTIRKMNKVTQLQGIIGGQAKLLRFWTYVTYYGESKAELKDKFNQVRSIAKSRLFDVDIPRFYQGALYNFRVDVDFFMPFYNSIRPHYVDTITASWQFYPLISEDLIDENGIFLGFSDSGSPVLFNPYRRNNYNIIVLGETGSGKSMTSKVFLKRMIEKFGVKIYGIDPENEYVKNAKIFNAEGIIVRKNQLLGLDPFKLYRITTTEGRLLDVDDVAEILSTFYIPQENIALINRLRAYVNDFASESESIFEFVGKIKKSDTELYNYLKGIEAPPDSYVFDGDIPDFQHNIIFGLKEISGYGASRLKALITTLVTIIFQKYAFSDREKGYIFIDEAWLFVKYPITMSLLENLSRRARKYNKGLLFITQRPYDVAATEAGRTILEQSATTILLRQKEASIKTLKEIYNIREEEANSLINAEPGHGILRSGNYLLRIYVQPSREEFELFRTSGEW; from the coding sequence ATGAAACAGGAACAACAAACAAAAAAGAAGAAGATAGAAGAGAAAATTTACGAACTAGAACCTGGGCCTTTTGAGTTATTGGACGATAACGAAAGGGACAGACTAGAAAACGATTTCCAGCAATTATTAAATTTAGTAGATCGCGGTACAATAATAGTAATATCTAAGCAAAGCGAATATGAATATGAGAACGAGAAATATCCTATCATTTTTAATAAGTTCTTGTTAGCCACAACTACCGATCTTCAATACAATCAAGCAAAACTTGAAAGGCCAAAAATCGCTAAAGCCCACCCAGACTACGTAGAGCTTGAGAATGGACTATTAGCGCAATCTGCAGTTTTCTATAGATTCCCTGATATTGTCCCAGAAGGTTTTCTCGCCGAATATTTCGGCTTAGGGGATATTGTTTTTAAATGGGAAGCGCTGGACCCTGTATCAGCTGCTTCCGCAATAGATAGAACCAGAAAGAGACTAGAAAGTGCAAATAGTAACGATTCTTTCACAATTAGAAAGATGAACAAAGTAACTCAGCTTCAAGGAATCATTGGAGGACAAGCGAAACTGCTAAGATTCTGGACCTATGTCACATACTACGGCGAATCTAAAGCAGAACTGAAAGATAAATTTAATCAAGTGAGATCGATTGCAAAAAGTCGTTTGTTCGATGTGGATATACCGCGCTTTTACCAAGGTGCCCTTTACAACTTTAGGGTTGACGTGGACTTTTTCATGCCTTTTTATAACAGTATTCGGCCTCATTATGTCGACACAATAACAGCAAGTTGGCAATTCTATCCGCTGATTTCTGAAGATCTAATAGATGAGAATGGGATCTTTCTAGGTTTCAGTGATTCCGGATCACCTGTTTTGTTTAATCCTTACAGAAGAAATAATTACAATATTATAGTTTTAGGTGAAACTGGGTCTGGAAAGAGCATGACGTCGAAAGTATTTCTAAAGCGAATGATAGAAAAATTTGGTGTTAAAATCTATGGAATTGACCCAGAAAATGAATACGTAAAAAATGCGAAAATATTCAACGCCGAAGGGATAATAGTAAGAAAAAATCAGCTATTAGGTCTAGATCCGTTTAAGCTTTATAGAATAACAACAACGGAGGGACGTTTATTAGATGTAGATGATGTTGCAGAGATTCTTTCAACTTTCTATATTCCCCAGGAAAATATTGCACTCATCAACAGACTGAGAGCTTATGTAAACGATTTTGCAAGTGAATCAGAATCGATATTCGAATTTGTAGGAAAAATAAAGAAAAGTGATACAGAACTATATAACTATTTGAAAGGAATAGAAGCCCCACCAGATTCTTATGTTTTCGACGGCGATATTCCAGATTTTCAGCATAATATAATATTTGGGCTGAAAGAGATCAGCGGCTATGGAGCGTCAAGACTGAAGGCTCTTATTACAACTTTAGTTACGATTATTTTCCAGAAATATGCATTTTCAGACAGAGAAAAAGGATATATCTTTATAGATGAAGCGTGGCTCTTCGTTAAGTACCCCATTACGATGAGCCTTTTAGAAAATCTTTCAAGAAGAGCTAGAAAATATAACAAAGGACTACTTTTTATCACGCAGAGGCCTTACGATGTTGCTGCAACTGAAGCTGGAAGAACGATTCTTGAGCAGTCTGCTACAACAATCTTACTAAGACAGAAAGAGGCTTCAATAAAGACGCTGAAAGAGATCTACAATATCAGGGAGGAGGAGGCGAATTCACTGATCAACGCTGAGCCTGGGCATGGAATTCTTAGATCTGGTAATTACTTACTGAGAATCTATGTTCAGCCTTCTAGAGAAGAATTCGAATTATTCAGGACATCAGGTGAGTGGTGA
- a CDS encoding RNA-guided endonuclease TnpB family protein codes for MAKGGKNPIRATVSMKIGVSEPLLALSRNYVKALKFVLFWLKERNVNPKEKGILQLIHQELYEKIREEFQLPSKIAEDCYRDALAIYKGWYNNTNKGRFPWVHKPTVWLSPRLSYSLNLEKMGVKIASVGELPILGYPRNLSSYKDWKMKEARLVIKDSQAFLKVVFEKEQEQIVPMDGVAVDVNMNEIVAGKDDTHYVRIPTRLSDSHHWKSLAEVLQKKYPKRWKENKRILYRIHSFHLKAKCIMEDSARKIGKWVVDIDRDLGANVIKLENLRDLIKNVKDLPKEYRDKLYLMQYRRIQYWIEWQAKKHGLIVEYVPAFYSSVTCPKCGKKMKETSHRWFSCSCGYENDRDVIAVANLNGRGSLSLSTAPQMRNVNPNR; via the coding sequence ATGGCTAAGGGGGGTAAAAATCCAATCAGAGCAACAGTTTCTATGAAGATTGGAGTATCAGAGCCCCTCTTAGCCCTCTCTCGTAACTACGTGAAGGCGTTAAAGTTCGTTCTCTTCTGGTTAAAAGAGAGGAACGTAAATCCAAAAGAGAAAGGTATCCTTCAGCTAATACATCAAGAACTATATGAAAAAATAAGAGAGGAATTCCAACTACCCTCTAAGATTGCTGAAGATTGTTATAGAGATGCACTTGCAATCTATAAAGGCTGGTATAATAACACTAACAAAGGTAGATTCCCTTGGGTGCATAAACCAACAGTATGGTTATCACCGAGACTGAGTTACTCTCTTAATTTAGAGAAAATGGGCGTTAAGATAGCTAGCGTCGGCGAACTTCCGATTCTGGGTTATCCCAGAAATCTCTCTTCCTATAAAGACTGGAAGATGAAAGAAGCCAGGTTAGTAATTAAGGACAGCCAAGCATTTCTTAAAGTTGTATTTGAGAAGGAACAAGAACAAATAGTACCCATGGACGGTGTAGCCGTAGACGTGAACATGAACGAGATTGTTGCAGGGAAGGATGACACTCATTATGTTAGAATACCAACTCGCTTATCCGATTCCCATCACTGGAAGTCACTTGCAGAGGTTCTTCAGAAAAAATATCCAAAAAGGTGGAAAGAGAACAAGAGGATCCTCTATAGGATCCATTCTTTTCATCTGAAGGCTAAATGTATCATGGAGGATTCTGCAAGAAAGATAGGAAAATGGGTTGTAGATATTGATAGAGATTTGGGTGCTAACGTTATTAAGCTTGAGAATCTGAGGGACTTGATCAAAAATGTTAAGGATCTACCGAAGGAGTACAGAGATAAGTTATATCTGATGCAGTATCGTCGTATTCAGTATTGGATTGAATGGCAAGCTAAAAAGCACGGTCTCATCGTGGAATACGTTCCCGCATTCTATTCCTCCGTAACCTGTCCTAAGTGCGGGAAGAAGATGAAGGAGACCTCTCACCGTTGGTTTTCCTGTTCGTGCGGTTACGAGAATGATCGTGACGTTATCGCAGTCGCGAATCTGAATGGGAGGGGTTCTCTGAGCCTCTCGACTGCCCCTCAAATGAGAAATGTAAATCCGAATCGATGA
- a CDS encoding FkbM family methyltransferase, with amino-acid sequence MRYSDYLKVFPADLRTLPIFYYLSLKTFVNYFILHKGFEHNEDVTSLIKVKIDGIIFNVRKHNFIHDIQHYLLRQEINVRKWFSFEEGEVFVDVGAYIGAYTLRAAKNKCTVYSFEPNPNSFKILSLNVHDNKFDNVKLYNVALGSKEGEVTIELDFDETHVSQSGYRVKILTLDSLKLSRIDLLKIDVEGLENEVLIGAENTLDRTNKVIIEVHEQNRNFVDTKLQGHGLYKLKEELTYPGIYYAMYVRK; translated from the coding sequence ATGCGTTATTCAGATTATTTAAAGGTTTTTCCAGCCGATCTCAGAACTTTGCCTATCTTCTACTATCTCTCACTAAAAACTTTCGTAAATTACTTTATTCTTCACAAAGGATTTGAGCACAATGAAGATGTCACGAGCTTAATAAAGGTAAAGATAGACGGTATAATATTTAATGTACGTAAACATAATTTCATCCACGACATTCAGCATTACTTATTAAGGCAAGAGATTAACGTTAGAAAATGGTTTTCCTTTGAAGAAGGAGAAGTTTTTGTAGATGTTGGTGCTTATATTGGTGCATATACTTTAAGGGCTGCTAAAAACAAATGTACTGTTTACTCTTTTGAACCTAATCCGAACTCATTTAAGATATTATCACTCAACGTTCACGATAACAAATTCGATAACGTTAAACTATATAACGTAGCATTAGGAAGTAAAGAAGGTGAGGTGACTATTGAACTTGATTTTGACGAAACTCATGTCTCACAATCTGGATATAGAGTTAAAATTCTAACTCTAGATTCACTGAAGTTAAGTAGAATAGATTTGTTAAAGATTGATGTTGAAGGCTTAGAAAATGAGGTTCTAATAGGTGCTGAAAATACTCTGGATAGAACAAATAAGGTAATAATAGAAGTTCATGAACAAAATCGAAACTTTGTAGACACTAAATTGCAAGGACATGGGTTATATAAATTAAAAGAAGAGCTAACATATCCAGGAATCTATTACGCTATGTATGTTAGAAAATAA
- a CDS encoding ribbon-helix-helix protein, CopG family produces the protein MMKRKAVITYIDEDIYNKLLKMAEIKGSSVSQVVREIILERVREWQD, from the coding sequence ATGATGAAGAGAAAGGCCGTAATAACGTATATAGATGAAGACATTTACAATAAATTATTGAAGATGGCAGAAATTAAGGGAAGTTCAGTTTCCCAGGTCGTAAGAGAGATAATTCTAGAGAGGGTGAGAGAATGGCAAGATTAA
- a CDS encoding helix-turn-helix domain-containing protein: protein MKESYVLYRYKEIATAKDIFATLSPFNMECDNIVDIDVNKLDNGQKIRILKKAIEKFGLSYVAQKLGIDRSTLYRYVAVKVKRVPDEIVSRAAEMLSVEELSDAIYGLKTIDVDPTVALSVIIKALRDDGFRNFFLTLLYQYLGDYLNTVTRTYIVNEEDLTSSPP, encoded by the coding sequence TTGAAAGAGAGTTATGTTCTCTATAGATATAAGGAAATTGCAACAGCGAAGGATATTTTTGCAACACTCTCACCATTTAATATGGAATGTGATAATATTGTAGACATTGATGTAAATAAACTCGATAATGGGCAAAAAATTAGAATATTGAAGAAAGCAATAGAAAAATTTGGATTAAGTTACGTTGCACAAAAGCTAGGGATTGACAGAAGCACTTTATATAGATACGTTGCAGTCAAAGTGAAGAGAGTCCCAGATGAGATAGTAAGCAGAGCTGCGGAAATGCTCAGTGTTGAAGAGTTATCAGATGCTATATACGGGTTGAAAACTATAGACGTAGATCCTACAGTAGCTCTTAGTGTAATTATAAAGGCATTAAGGGATGACGGATTTCGGAATTTCTTCTTAACACTGCTTTATCAATACCTGGGAGACTATCTGAATACAGTTACCAGGACCTATATAGTAAATGAGGAAGATCTGACTTCCTCTCCGCCCTAA
- a CDS encoding helix-turn-helix domain-containing protein codes for MLIHVSKLDEEQRRRILKKLMERLGLSQAAKQLGIVRSTLFRYISRSQSVSLEVVEEASQKLSVEEPHKCLFVFVLFILVF; via the coding sequence ATGCTGATTCACGTCAGTAAATTAGACGAGGAACAGAGAAGAAGAATATTGAAGAAATTAATGGAACGACTAGGTTTATCACAAGCTGCTAAGCAGTTAGGTATAGTTAGGAGTACGTTGTTTAGGTATATTAGTAGAAGTCAAAGTGTATCATTGGAAGTAGTAGAGGAAGCTTCACAAAAACTGTCTGTGGAAGAACCTCACAAATGCTTGTTTGTTTTTGTACTCTTTATTCTTGTTTTTTAA
- a CDS encoding ArsR/SmtB family transcription factor codes for MDIFDAISNELRRKIIKSLDKPKSFSQLSDELKVESSALAFHLKKLDGLISKDEQGNYILTEEGKRALSIINVIENQNISLSNSPKIPMIIQYVDNFVVNENMIRKLKEEGRKLIIKDVNTVEFKEVDPELLDSVLEDIENVITVKCPEDLVNVISSKSKEIISVEHETEETSKNEIEMFQPESLVGKFISAFLPKIRINDKLKIVYDGPLQSTNDLHIDLDGGVIKISKGEPHLFAKCREVNDLDIDKDNIEADGCYIKISYPDLNSLDVTLDGGKIDLSGLKINKLSVDVDGGLINLNVSILDEAYLSIDGGKIDGKISFLPNQNSKLTIDVDGGVGDISIFVPNDIAVISSSNINGGVVTLPKSRIGKNGILNINASINGGVIRVKEE; via the coding sequence ATGGATATCTTTGATGCAATTTCAAACGAGCTGAGAAGGAAGATAATAAAATCTTTAGATAAGCCTAAATCTTTCTCTCAACTTTCGGATGAACTTAAGGTAGAAAGTTCAGCGTTAGCTTTTCATTTGAAGAAACTTGACGGCTTAATATCTAAGGATGAGCAAGGTAACTATATACTAACTGAGGAAGGAAAAAGAGCTTTATCCATAATAAATGTAATAGAAAATCAAAATATATCACTTTCAAATTCACCTAAGATTCCTATGATAATTCAGTATGTAGATAATTTTGTTGTAAATGAAAATATGATAAGAAAATTAAAGGAAGAAGGAAGAAAACTTATAATTAAGGACGTTAATACTGTAGAATTTAAGGAAGTAGATCCGGAACTTCTGGACAGTGTATTAGAAGACATAGAGAATGTAATAACTGTTAAATGTCCAGAAGATCTAGTCAATGTAATTTCTTCTAAATCTAAGGAAATAATTTCAGTTGAACATGAGACTGAGGAAACTTCGAAAAATGAAATTGAAATGTTTCAACCTGAGAGTTTAGTTGGTAAGTTTATTTCGGCATTTTTACCAAAAATAAGAATAAACGATAAGTTAAAAATAGTGTATGATGGTCCTCTTCAATCTACTAATGATTTACATATAGATCTCGATGGAGGAGTAATAAAAATATCAAAGGGAGAACCACATCTTTTTGCCAAATGTAGGGAAGTAAATGACTTAGATATAGATAAGGATAATATAGAAGCTGATGGATGTTATATAAAAATTTCCTATCCCGATTTAAATTCTCTTGATGTTACACTGGACGGAGGTAAAATAGATCTCTCAGGTTTAAAAATAAACAAATTGTCAGTAGACGTTGATGGCGGATTGATAAATCTTAACGTTTCAATACTTGATGAGGCATACTTAAGTATAGATGGAGGAAAAATTGATGGGAAAATATCATTTTTACCTAATCAGAATTCTAAACTGACTATAGATGTAGATGGAGGAGTAGGGGACATTTCCATATTTGTGCCTAATGACATTGCTGTAATTTCGTCTTCTAACATAAATGGCGGAGTGGTTACTTTACCTAAAAGCAGGATAGGTAAAAACGGTATCCTAAACATAAACGCGTCGATTAATGGAGGAGTAATCAGAGTGAAGGAAGAATGA
- a CDS encoding DUF4145 domain-containing protein, translating into MEAENLSGNIPSDVADNYLEAVRCFNANAYRASVVMARRTLELALFRKGLIKEKETIASFIQREKEKSSEQRVLSDKVLDLLSAIRVFGNYGAHVSDDMLNDITEEDARLTIEILKKALSELFRPNLLRKLGELTRNA; encoded by the coding sequence ATGGAAGCTGAAAATCTATCCGGTAATATTCCTTCCGATGTAGCCGATAACTATTTGGAAGCAGTTAGGTGCTTTAATGCTAATGCGTATAGGGCATCTGTAGTAATGGCTAGGAGAACTCTAGAATTAGCATTGTTTAGAAAAGGATTAATAAAAGAAAAAGAGACTATAGCAAGTTTTATACAGAGAGAAAAGGAAAAGTCTTCTGAACAAAGAGTGCTTAGTGATAAAGTGCTTGATTTATTAAGTGCTATTAGGGTGTTCGGTAATTATGGGGCGCATGTGTCTGATGACATGCTGAATGATATAACTGAAGAAGATGCAAGACTAACAATAGAAATCTTAAAGAAAGCCCTAAGTGAGCTATTCAGACCGAATCTATTGCGTAAACTGGGGGAATTAACTCGAAACGCCTAA
- a CDS encoding glycosyltransferase family 2 protein: MKVSVVIPTLNSEKTIGLAVSSALKFSDEVIVVDSFSSDRTVEIAEKEGAKVIQIKGSRLIARIEGAKRAKGDYVVNLDSDMYFSDNFKGFEEKVVALGEITVGKGTVYKIMSIDREITHRRWMENLDVKKGGIIPRMYDRELLLKAYDNIPGHLRERLNAFEDSIIYYEVSKLYKGKVQFIPSAVYHIEDDSLFQFMRKWYKYGKNAKLLKGTEYERIMKERGMRPGLTMSEKVKLVLPTLIKGIPFALGYYL; this comes from the coding sequence ATGAAGGTAAGTGTAGTAATTCCCACACTTAACAGTGAGAAGACTATTGGTTTAGCAGTAAGTTCTGCGTTAAAATTTTCAGATGAGGTCATCGTAGTTGATTCGTTCTCTTCTGATAGAACTGTGGAAATTGCTGAAAAGGAGGGAGCAAAGGTAATCCAGATCAAAGGCAGTAGGCTTATTGCTAGGATTGAAGGAGCAAAGAGAGCTAAAGGAGACTACGTAGTTAACCTAGATTCTGACATGTATTTTTCTGACAACTTTAAGGGATTTGAGGAGAAAGTAGTTGCTTTAGGAGAAATTACTGTGGGGAAAGGAACAGTTTATAAAATAATGTCGATAGATAGGGAAATAACTCACAGGAGATGGATGGAAAATCTGGACGTAAAAAAGGGCGGAATTATTCCGAGGATGTACGATAGGGAACTGTTGTTGAAAGCTTATGATAATATCCCTGGACATCTTAGGGAGAGATTGAATGCCTTTGAGGATAGTATTATATATTACGAAGTCTCAAAACTGTACAAGGGAAAAGTTCAGTTTATCCCTAGTGCTGTATACCATATAGAAGACGATTCTCTCTTTCAATTCATGAGGAAATGGTACAAATATGGGAAGAACGCAAAGCTTCTAAAGGGGACTGAGTACGAAAGGATTATGAAAGAAAGAGGAATGAGACCCGGACTAACTATGTCAGAAAAGGTAAAATTGGTTTTGCCTACGTTAATTAAAGGTATACCTTTCGCCTTAGGATATTATTTATAG
- a CDS encoding IS110 family transposase yields MVERGTEAKSSGEGVTSPYGRTEHCENIHEYRCDTSVGAIGIDISKDHLVTSKGRVRKFANNEKGYEEILTMKPNIIVIEPTGVYSTRPCQYFKERGVKVLLVSPTLLWKEKDVRGKKTDFYDAEKLENMVNKAREYVNNPLKELVSLYLFMKDVQTKQENRLRRALFLVSDEKLSEKRLEKFSKGDFSDVKLYQLEYTNTVLREIQVLARTLIQTREELKEVRKMIEGNVPQDHVLLTIPGIGKLAAGIIIGIVGDIKRFPRPESFVAYCGLDPIVERSGRIEVRKGISKRGNKYLRSLFYFLAETQCSRNPTLLKFYEAHKDKLKGRKLYTALARKLARIVWSVWYNNKPYEVK; encoded by the coding sequence ATGGTCGAGAGGGGAACTGAAGCAAAGTCTTCGGGCGAGGGCGTGACGAGCCCCTACGGTCGGACTGAACATTGTGAAAATATTCACGAATATAGGTGTGACACAAGCGTAGGGGCAATTGGAATAGATATATCAAAAGACCACTTGGTAACAAGTAAGGGGAGGGTGAGGAAATTCGCAAACAACGAGAAGGGCTACGAAGAAATACTAACCATGAAGCCAAACATCATCGTAATAGAACCCACCGGAGTATACTCAACGAGACCTTGCCAATACTTCAAAGAAAGAGGAGTGAAAGTCCTGCTAGTCAGCCCTACCTTGTTATGGAAAGAAAAAGACGTAAGGGGAAAGAAAACAGATTTTTACGACGCAGAAAAACTTGAAAACATGGTAAATAAGGCTAGAGAATACGTTAACAACCCCTTGAAAGAGTTAGTATCACTCTACCTCTTCATGAAGGATGTGCAAACGAAACAGGAGAACAGGTTGAGGAGAGCTCTCTTCCTCGTGAGCGACGAGAAGTTGAGCGAGAAGAGATTGGAGAAGTTCTCTAAGGGAGACTTCTCCGACGTAAAACTGTATCAACTGGAATACACTAATACAGTACTACGTGAGATTCAAGTCCTGGCGAGGACACTAATTCAAACACGAGAAGAGTTGAAGGAGGTGAGGAAGATGATAGAGGGTAATGTGCCTCAAGACCACGTGTTACTCACGATTCCCGGGATAGGGAAACTGGCAGCCGGGATTATAATTGGGATTGTGGGTGATATTAAGCGCTTCCCGAGACCTGAATCCTTCGTTGCTTATTGCGGTTTAGACCCGATAGTTGAGAGGAGCGGTAGGATTGAGGTTAGAAAGGGTATCTCCAAGAGGGGTAACAAGTATTTGCGTAGCTTGTTTTATTTTCTCGCTGAGACTCAATGCTCTCGTAACCCGACTCTCCTTAAGTTCTACGAAGCCCACAAGGATAAACTGAAGGGTAGGAAACTGTACACTGCCTTAGCTAGGAAGTTGGCTAGGATAGTGTGGAGTGTTTGGTATAATAATAAACCTTATGAGGTGAAGTGA
- a CDS encoding plasmid regulator: MESKIEKHKRRFTITQIILMTMAKAPGSCCSLEYLSEKTSVDKDELLVYLSRLAQRGIIERKWHKGRAGKERMYCLKYKDELL; encoded by the coding sequence ATGGAAAGTAAGATTGAGAAACATAAGAGGAGGTTTACAATCACACAAATTATTTTGATGACAATGGCAAAAGCCCCAGGGAGTTGTTGTAGTTTGGAGTATCTCAGTGAGAAGACGTCTGTAGATAAGGACGAGTTGTTGGTTTATCTATCCAGGTTGGCACAGAGGGGGATAATAGAGAGGAAGTGGCATAAGGGAAGGGCAGGGAAAGAGAGGATGTATTGCTTAAAGTATAAGGATGAGTTGTTATGA
- a CDS encoding DUF4145 domain-containing protein, with amino-acid sequence MHTRIHCKIDIMQVSSGARGFLISLEFNNTDPRSSIEIWFPIDGYLDLQKNEKGYIRNEYVCRILETNPDVASNIKNIELDDYLLAPNQMKSSTFLCIVEPHIAHRLYNYINNINMNYITFNLRLLFSALFNAGTLSQKTKKVMSSIPFSINKDTLRSLIDQWYTFYMEAENLSGNIPSDIADNYLEAVRCFNANAYRASVVMARRTLELALFRKGLMKEKKSIWDFIQGEKEKSSEQRVLSGKVLDLLNAIRVFGNYGAHVSDDMLNDITEEDARLTIEILKKAISELFSK; translated from the coding sequence GTGCATACAAGAATCCACTGCAAAATTGACATCATGCAAGTTTCTAGTGGAGCAAGAGGATTCCTTATCTCTTTAGAGTTCAATAACACGGATCCACGCAGCAGTATTGAGATATGGTTTCCTATAGATGGATATCTTGACCTACAAAAAAACGAGAAAGGATATATAAGGAATGAGTACGTTTGCAGGATTTTAGAAACCAACCCAGACGTTGCATCTAATATCAAAAACATAGAATTAGATGATTATCTCTTAGCACCGAACCAGATGAAATCCAGTACTTTCCTTTGTATTGTTGAACCTCATATTGCCCATAGGCTGTATAATTATATTAATAACATCAATATGAACTATATCACCTTTAATTTAAGGCTCCTCTTTAGTGCTTTATTCAACGCAGGTACACTTTCTCAAAAAACGAAGAAAGTGATGTCATCTATTCCTTTTAGCATTAATAAGGATACACTTAGAAGTTTGATTGATCAATGGTATACGTTTTATATGGAAGCTGAAAATCTATCCGGTAATATTCCTTCTGATATAGCTGATAACTATTTGGAAGCAGTTAGGTGCTTTAATGCTAATGCGTATAGGGCATCTGTAGTAATGGCTAGGAGAACCCTAGAATTAGCATTGTTTAGAAAAGGATTAATGAAAGAAAAAAAGAGTATATGGGATTTCATACAGGGAGAAAAGGAAAAGTCTTCTGAGCAAAGGGTACTTAGTGGTAAAGTGCTTGATCTATTAAATGCTATTAGGGTGTTCGGTAATTATGGAGCACATGTGTCTGATGACATGCTGAATGATATAACTGAAGAAGATGCAAGACTAACAATAGAAATCTTAAAGAAAGCCATAAGTGAGCTATTCAGTAAGTAA